The window TTCTCTTTTCCTTCATCTTTTTGAAAAGCTCCATTGCGTTTTGCAGATTTCCGAGCTTACAGTGTCCATCAATCAGTATGGTTAAAGTGTAAGAATCTGGAAACAAACCCCTTTCGGTCATTTCGTTGAACAATTTATCAGCTTCCCTCAACATTTTCCTCTTGCATAACCCATGCAAAATGGTGTTGTAGGTCACAACATCCATAGCACAACCCTGCCGAAGCATTTCATCTCTCAAATTCATAGCTTCAGAGATCATACCTTTTTTACAATACCCTTGGATAAGAATGGTGTAGATCACATTGTCAGGAACCAGACCAGCATCCTTCACACTGTTAAAATACACTAACGCCTTGTCGAGATTTCCACTCCTAGCAAAAAGACTCATCATCGAGCTAAAGCAAACCAAATCCGGAACAATATCCCTAGATCTCATATCACTGAAAATCTTCTCCGTTTCGACTGCATCTCCCTTCTTACATGCCTCCATAAGCAACGATCTGTAGGTAGTGGAGTCAGGACTCAACCCGGATCTCAACATCTCAGCGAAAACTTCCTTGGCTCTCCCGTATTTCCCATGCTTACACAGTCCATTTATCACAGTATTATAAGTATAAACACCAGGACTAAACCCTTTGCTCGGCATAGCATTCATCAACTCAAATGCCTCTTCCATGAGACCTTTACTAGAGTAAGCGCTAATCAATGTATTATATGTTACAATATCCGGATAAACTCCCTTCTCTTGCACTTCCGACAAAAAAGTTccaattttttccattttaccATCTTTGCACAGAGCATTAACCATGATATTGAGAGTATAAACATTAATACCAACACCACTCCGAGAAATCTCCTGATAAACTCCCCAAGCCAATTCAACCCACCCGACCCTCACCAAGCTTCCCATAAGAGCATTACAAGCATCGATGGAAACAGTATAACCTTTGCTTCTCAGCAATGTAAAAGCCTCATGTGCTTCTCTAAGCTTTCTAGCCTGCACATAAGTCCTAATCAACAAATCGAAAACCGAATCATTCGAACCACAGTTACTATACGTAGAAACCAAGGCATTCACAATCTCTGCCCTAGAAACACCACTCCTCCTAATCATCCTAAGGACACAACTCTGAGCATCAGATAATCTCCCACTTCTCACCAGAACATGAATCATTGCGCTTAAAGACAAAGACGTATGCTTGAAATTCGGAAAATTAAACCCTAATTGATAAATAAACCTTTGACCTAGACTCAAATCATTGCGGCAGCGGTACAAAACCTCAACGACGGTTAAAGGGTTTAATCGAATTAGCTGATTTCTTAACGAAGCcgcattattattattgttgttaccTTGCTTCAAACTGAAACAAATCTTCTCCACCAAGAAcgaatctgaatctgaagacgaagttgaagaagaggagggtTCGAATTCGGGAGAGGGTGATGAAGATGTTGTCAAGGTTTTGAGAGGTTTGAA is drawn from Camelina sativa cultivar DH55 chromosome 8, Cs, whole genome shotgun sequence and contains these coding sequences:
- the LOC104708956 gene encoding pentatricopeptide repeat-containing protein At5g01110, with the protein product MVVHRIIPFRISRVKDPLTRFKPLKTLTTSSSPSPEFEPSSSSTSSSDSDSFLVEKICFSLKQGNNNNNNAASLRNQLIRLNPLTVVEVLYRCRNDLSLGQRFIYQLGFNFPNFKHTSLSLSAMIHVLVRSGRLSDAQSCVLRMIRRSGVSRAEIVNALVSTYSNCGSNDSVFDLLIRTYVQARKLREAHEAFTLLRSKGYTVSIDACNALMGSLVRVGWVELAWGVYQEISRSGVGINVYTLNIMVNALCKDGKMEKIGTFLSEVQEKGVYPDIVTYNTLISAYSSKGLMEEAFELMNAMPSKGFSPGVYTYNTVINGLCKHGKYGRAKEVFAEMLRSGLSPDSTTYRSLLMEACKKGDAVETEKIFSDMRSRDIVPDLVCFSSMMSLFARSGNLDKALVYFNSVKDAGLVPDNVIYTILIQGYCKKGMISEAMNLRDEMLRQGCAMDVVTYNTILHGLCKRKMLREADKLFNEMTERGLFPDSYTLTILIDGHCKLGNLQNAMELFKKMKEKRIKFDVVTYNTLLDGFGKVGDIDTAKEIWADMVSREILPTPISYSIMVNALCSKGHLSEAFRVWDEMISKSIKPTVMICNSMIKGYCRSGNASDGESFLEKMISEGFVPDCISYNTLIYGFVKEENMSKAFGLVKKMEEKQGGLVVPDVFTYNSILHGFCRQNQMKEAEVVLRKMIERGVEPDRSTYSSLINGFVSQDNLTEAFRFHDEMLLRGFSPDDQF